One genomic segment of Plasmodium cynomolgi strain B DNA, chromosome 14, whole genome shotgun sequence includes these proteins:
- a CDS encoding hypothetical protein (putative), with product MKYLEKDAQESRPHYDDRDYGSLRKDYRSSYKKVLWPLNLGIHDVEDKNLKKELCLIVTNIPVDWTKLDITWFFREYFYKLAIDRNIEFPLIEQVYLIKNEPSAILACHDSVSRETIQNLSNCTLRSVKDKKKIMLNIQPYYKKEEVTEREKGKEKNREGKKENSQEGKKESNKEGNRESNREGKEDKNDDEKGEEKANGEHTQGEIESTEEGRRKGEKEMSSDDEENGMEWPRDLDLRNCSDIELRRKLCVFGRYKPLHWGVKELTTFLKYYFDTLKRDHEKFEIPEISDMWADKGTHLVTFACKNEKSRFNMLLVRACYLNEDDAKNNVKNALRVWIQFEKWTPYKNPLNGKYKNYKMPRSDFNKYSYLHDHTIDKGNYTRSYRNPPYDDYPKHRTGSYRYSGNAHSRITPPSNYYHHNADDRGRRNYDHMKNSYGNRSPSPPPQSHYNKYKKKYSRSPTPKNYYKKKFRRSRSHDSHKEEMNSHWRKNKSKAYH from the exons ATGAAATATCTAGAAAAAGATGCGCAAGAGAGCAGACCTCATTACGATGATAGGGATTATGGCTCATTGAGAAAAGACTACCGAAGCAGTTACAAAAAAGTATTGTGGCCACTGAATCTTGGGATTCACGATgttgaagataaaaatttaaaaaaagagttgtGCCTAATTGTTACTAACATACCAGTTGATTGGACAAAGCTTGACATTACCTGGTTTTTTAgggaatatttttacaagcTAGCCATTGACAGGAACATCGAGTTCCCGCTAATCGAACAGGtgtatttgataaaaaacgAGCCATCCGCTATTTTGGCGTGTCACGATTCAGTGTCGAGGGAGACAATTCAGAACTTATCCAACTGCACACTCAGGAGTGTTaaggataaaaagaaaattatgctGAACATACAGCCGTATtacaagaaggaggaggtgacggagagggagaaagggaaagagaagaacagggagggaaaaaaggagaacagtcaagagggaaaaaaggagagtaacAAAGAGGGAAACAGAGAAAGCAATCGAGAGGGAAAGGAAGACAAGAATGACGACGAGaagggagaggaaaaagCAAATGGAGAGCACACCCAGGGAGAGATAGAAAGCACTGAGGAAGGGAGACGCAAAGGTGAAAAGGAAATGTCGAGCGACGatgaag aaaatggAATGGAATGGCCAAGGGACCTAGACCTAAGGAACTGCAGCGATATAGAACTGCGGAGAAAACTGTGCGTATTCGGGAGATATAAGCCACTGCATTGGGGTGTAAAAGAACTGACCACATTTCTGAAGTATTATTTTGATACCCTAAAAAGAGATCacgaaaaatttgaaatcCCAGAAATAAGTGACATGTGGGCAGATAAGGGAACCCACTTAGTGACATttgcatgcaaaaatgaaaaatcgAGGTTCAACATGCTGTTAGTAAGAGCATGCTACCTAAATGAGGATGATGcgaaaaataatgtaaagaATGCATTAAGAGTATGGATACAGTTTGAAAAATGGACCCCATATAAGAACCCCCTAAatggaaaatacaaaaattataaaatgccAAGAAGTgattttaacaaatattcCTACTTACATGACCACACCATAGATAAAGGTAATTATACACGGAGCTACAGAAACCCTCCTTATGATGATTACCCAAAACATAGAACTGGTTCTTACAGATATAGTGGAAATGCACATAGCAGAATCACCCCCCCTTCAAATTATTACCACCATAATGCCGATGATAGAGGTCGAAGAAATTATGACCATATGAAAAATTCCTATGGGAATAGatccccttctcctcctccacaaTCACATTACAacaaatataagaaaaagtaCTCCCGTTCTCCGAccccaaaaaattattataaaaagaaatttagaAGATCCAGGTCGCATGACTCACACAAGGAGGAAATGAACTCACATTGGCGTAAAAATAAGAGCAAAGCATACCATTAG